In Bradyrhizobium guangxiense, the following are encoded in one genomic region:
- a CDS encoding DUF2130 domain-containing protein: protein MTAPQIVCPKCRTQIPVTDALAEPLVADARRRFEQQLADKEAAFGRREAQLREAQSELSRARETIDEQVAAKLKAERSAIAAAEAKRARLALADEITARDQQLTDMQQLLATNAEKLAVAQKAQADVLRKERELDDAKRELDLTVEKRIQDGLAGVRDKARLEAEDALRARVAEKEAQIAGMQRQIEDLKRKAEQGSQQLQGETSELELEALLRTNFSGDLIEPVLTGQNGGDLLHRVLGPGGQVCGTILWESKRTKNWSHDWLAKVRNDQRAARAEISLIVSSALPKGLETFNVIDNVWVAAPRFSIPLATVLRQWLIDVAASRAAQEGQQTKMELVYAYLTGPRFRQRIDAIVERFTDMHQDLDRERKMMPRLWAKREEQLRGVLDSTAGLYGDLQGIAGRAMQEIESLDVLMIETKGGAAE from the coding sequence ATGACCGCCCCACAGATCGTCTGCCCCAAGTGCCGGACGCAGATCCCAGTGACGGACGCGCTCGCCGAACCTCTCGTCGCTGACGCACGCCGACGTTTCGAGCAGCAGCTGGCGGACAAGGAGGCGGCCTTCGGCCGCCGTGAGGCTCAGCTGCGCGAGGCGCAGAGCGAGCTCAGCAGGGCGCGCGAGACCATCGACGAGCAGGTGGCGGCGAAACTGAAGGCGGAGCGCTCCGCCATCGCGGCAGCCGAGGCCAAGAGGGCACGACTTGCCCTGGCCGACGAAATCACCGCGCGCGACCAGCAGCTGACGGACATGCAGCAGCTGCTGGCGACTAACGCGGAGAAGCTGGCCGTGGCGCAGAAGGCCCAGGCGGATGTGTTGCGCAAGGAGCGCGAGCTGGACGACGCCAAGCGGGAGCTCGATCTCACCGTCGAAAAGAGGATCCAGGACGGCCTCGCCGGCGTGCGCGACAAGGCCAGGTTGGAGGCGGAAGACGCTCTCAGGGCCAGGGTTGCCGAGAAGGAGGCGCAGATCGCAGGCATGCAGCGGCAGATCGAGGATCTGAAGCGTAAGGCCGAGCAAGGATCCCAGCAATTGCAGGGCGAGACTTCGGAGCTCGAACTCGAGGCCCTGCTGCGCACGAACTTCTCCGGCGATCTCATCGAACCTGTCCTCACCGGCCAGAACGGTGGTGATCTGCTGCATCGCGTGCTTGGCCCCGGCGGCCAGGTGTGCGGCACCATCCTCTGGGAATCCAAGCGCACCAAGAACTGGAGCCACGACTGGCTCGCCAAGGTCAGGAATGACCAGCGTGCCGCGCGGGCGGAAATCTCGTTGATCGTCTCCAGCGCCCTGCCGAAGGGACTCGAAACCTTCAACGTCATCGACAACGTCTGGGTCGCGGCCCCCCGCTTCTCGATCCCTCTCGCCACCGTCCTGCGCCAATGGCTGATCGACGTCGCGGCCAGCCGCGCCGCTCAGGAAGGTCAGCAGACCAAGATGGAGCTGGTCTACGCCTACCTGACGGGCCCCCGCTTCCGCCAGCGCATCGACGCCATCGTCGAGCGCTTCACCGACATGCACCAGGACCTTGACCGCGAGCGCAAGATGATGCCCCGCCTCTGGGCCAAGCGCGAGGAGCAGCTCCGCGGCGTGCTGGACTCGACGGCGGGACTCTACGGCGACCTGCAGGGTATCGCCGGCCGGGCGATGCAGGAGATCGAGAGCCTGGACGTGCTCATGATCGAGACGAAGGGGGGAGCGGCGGAGTAG
- a CDS encoding MobA/MobL family protein: MSDHFGLDLGVVQRSRGQTAIGRSLYQLRGSARLPDGSVVDYSDRTDHVAHFIVAPDDAPAWVTDCKELWTRAAAAETRADAQEARVMELSLPRELAREDWIEIARRVAKALAKRGMVVQVDIHCPIASDGGLNPHAHFLITMREIKDGKFAQKKARHWNKEFYDKASVIRRDMADVLNRYCQKRGVDYHADHRSNAERGLPPAEIRLPRWNVLHYKRTGKKTPALERRDQERAARAEIARLEAEYHEVQREFARAEEAAPIAAANSRALVTRPVRFSVTSITARATSDRPTKTFGALLASSVSMEEPSAPRYGP, from the coding sequence GTGAGCGATCACTTTGGTTTAGATCTGGGCGTGGTACAGCGCAGCCGTGGGCAGACCGCCATTGGGCGCTCTCTGTACCAGCTGCGCGGTTCGGCGCGATTGCCCGATGGTTCTGTCGTCGATTATTCCGATCGAACTGATCACGTCGCGCATTTCATCGTCGCACCCGACGATGCGCCCGCTTGGGTCACGGACTGCAAGGAGTTGTGGACCCGAGCCGCCGCCGCAGAGACGCGGGCAGATGCGCAGGAGGCACGCGTCATGGAATTGTCGCTCCCGCGAGAGCTGGCGCGAGAGGATTGGATCGAAATCGCCCGTCGGGTGGCCAAAGCTCTCGCGAAGCGCGGCATGGTGGTGCAAGTGGACATCCACTGTCCGATCGCGTCTGACGGAGGCCTCAATCCCCATGCGCATTTCCTGATCACGATGCGTGAAATCAAGGACGGGAAGTTTGCGCAGAAAAAAGCTCGTCACTGGAATAAGGAGTTCTACGACAAGGCTTCCGTCATCCGCCGCGACATGGCGGATGTGTTGAACCGGTACTGCCAAAAGCGAGGCGTCGATTACCACGCTGACCACCGGTCGAATGCGGAACGGGGGCTGCCTCCGGCCGAGATCCGTCTGCCGCGTTGGAACGTGCTGCATTACAAGCGGACCGGGAAAAAGACCCCTGCCCTCGAGCGACGCGACCAGGAACGCGCAGCCAGGGCGGAGATCGCCCGCCTGGAGGCCGAATACCATGAAGTCCAGCGGGAATTCGCCCGCGCTGAGGAGGCGGCGCCTATCGCTGCTGCGAACTCACGTGCCCTGGTGACCCGCCCGGTCCGCTTCTCCGTTACAAGCATCACCGCGCGCGCTACGTCCGATCGTCCGACTAAGACTTTCGGCGCGCTTCTCGCATCCTCAGTTTCTATGGAGGAGCCGTCCGCTCCCCGGTACGGGCCGTAG
- a CDS encoding ATP-dependent nuclease, whose amino-acid sequence MEWYPAAGLNLILGGGDVGKTSILDAIALLFSPSNPSFVPDTDYYGRQEEGGFVIDAVISLPDDSKINSLLKAAWPWDWDGKKPVVPSIDEDGPAAHNEPVYWVQVTGTPELDLVYEVKQPDGTSENMPLGLRRQLGPVRLSSDDRNDRDLRFVQGSALDRLLADKTLRSRLSSKLAETNVVDALSTDSKDALSALSDAFAVKSLPTGLDISITGAPGISVMALIGLTAQGSGVQLPLSSWGAGTRRLAALAIAEQTQGATPITLVDEIERGLEPYRQRALIGKLGSSKAQAFVTTHSAAAISAASNSTLWYVDHNGKIGKLEGAKVAQQRVKDPEAFLSRLAVVCEGVTEVGFASTLLLGALGTPLEQAGIRIVDGGGHETTLGLLEALAEGGLSFGGFADDEDGKHPTRWKKLEERLGTLLFRWPSGCLEENIIMLVPETSLEALVQDPAGEKTGRRLRSLQERLGSDSKEFAVLEEKAGANLRQLIIDAATGTVPVGKESEKKHYESHSQDWFKSLSGGQELAKKLFDMNLWPSLKDQLLPFANAVRKGVVLPEIMDITL is encoded by the coding sequence ATGGAGTGGTACCCGGCCGCTGGGCTCAATCTCATTCTCGGAGGCGGTGATGTCGGCAAGACGAGTATCCTTGATGCGATCGCGCTTCTCTTCAGTCCTTCCAATCCCAGTTTCGTGCCTGACACGGATTATTATGGTCGGCAGGAGGAAGGCGGGTTCGTCATCGATGCGGTAATTTCGCTACCCGACGATAGCAAAATCAACAGCCTTCTGAAGGCTGCATGGCCATGGGACTGGGATGGAAAAAAACCCGTTGTGCCAAGCATCGACGAGGATGGTCCCGCCGCTCACAACGAACCTGTTTACTGGGTGCAGGTAACAGGCACGCCCGAGCTGGACCTGGTCTATGAAGTCAAACAGCCTGATGGCACATCGGAAAACATGCCATTGGGGTTGCGGCGGCAACTTGGTCCGGTCCGGTTGAGCAGCGACGATCGCAATGACCGGGATCTGCGGTTTGTTCAAGGCTCCGCGCTTGATCGTTTGCTGGCCGACAAGACACTGAGATCCAGGCTCAGCTCCAAGCTCGCAGAAACCAACGTTGTCGATGCTCTCAGCACCGATAGCAAGGATGCACTCTCGGCGCTGAGCGATGCCTTTGCCGTCAAATCTCTGCCAACGGGTTTGGATATCTCGATCACGGGTGCTCCTGGTATCTCCGTAATGGCTCTGATTGGGCTGACAGCTCAGGGAAGCGGGGTGCAATTGCCACTCAGTAGTTGGGGAGCGGGCACTCGTCGCTTGGCCGCTTTGGCTATCGCCGAACAAACCCAAGGCGCTACCCCCATCACCTTAGTCGATGAAATTGAGCGTGGCTTGGAGCCATATCGGCAGCGGGCCCTCATCGGAAAGTTGGGATCAAGCAAAGCGCAGGCGTTCGTCACCACGCATAGTGCTGCCGCGATATCAGCAGCATCGAACTCGACGCTCTGGTACGTCGATCATAATGGAAAAATCGGCAAGCTTGAGGGCGCAAAGGTTGCGCAGCAACGCGTGAAAGACCCGGAAGCCTTTCTATCGAGGCTTGCAGTTGTATGTGAAGGCGTCACCGAGGTTGGATTCGCGAGCACATTATTGCTTGGTGCGCTCGGCACCCCGCTTGAGCAAGCCGGCATCCGTATCGTGGACGGAGGTGGGCATGAAACAACTTTGGGTTTGCTCGAAGCGCTCGCAGAAGGCGGTTTGAGTTTCGGTGGGTTTGCTGACGACGAAGATGGCAAGCATCCGACGCGATGGAAAAAATTGGAAGAACGGCTTGGAACGCTGCTGTTTCGCTGGCCATCCGGTTGCCTGGAAGAAAATATCATCATGCTTGTCCCAGAAACCAGCCTTGAAGCCCTCGTCCAAGACCCCGCTGGCGAAAAGACCGGACGGCGGCTCCGAAGCTTACAAGAGCGTTTAGGGTCGGACAGCAAGGAATTTGCGGTTCTCGAGGAGAAGGCCGGGGCGAACCTGAGGCAACTCATCATTGACGCCGCGACAGGAACTGTCCCGGTTGGCAAGGAGAGCGAAAAAAAGCACTACGAGTCGCATTCGCAAGATTGGTTCAAGAGCCTTAGTGGCGGCCAAGAACTGGCAAAAAAGCTTTTCGATATGAACCTTTGGCCTTCGCTTAAGGATCAGCTGCTTCCATTCGCGAATGCTGTCCGGAAGGGCGTCGTATTGCCAGAAATTATGGACATAACCTTGTGA
- a CDS encoding glucan biosynthesis protein G, translating into MLAAKPHEAPDEKLPSGLKDLDYDQYRSIRFLPERALWRGKNLPFEAQFFHRGFFYKNRVTIFEVADGKATELKYRKADFSFGEKVPPFEDIDLGFAGFRIHAPMNRSDYYDEVCVFLGASYFRAVAKGQTYGLSARGLSIDTGEAKGEEFPLFKAFWLERPVPGATSMVIHALLDSKSCAASYRFTVRPGETTVFDVEMSVYPRVEMPRAGLAPMTSMFFYGPNDRNDIDDFRPSVHDSDALAIFNGKGESLWRPLSNPRDLQISTFQDLNPRGFGLMQRERNFFAYQDLESSFEKRPSLWMEPIGDWGDGGVTLFEIPTKEEVHDNIAAFWRPKNPLQAKGEYNYTYRLHWGPDGPKPHSLARFTRSGIGARGEDARLFVLDLLGDNLKGIDPAGVKGVVTAEKSDVKNIVTQPNPYTGGWRLSFQCQVKGEPIELRAFLTEGDKPLSEVWVYRWAP; encoded by the coding sequence ATGCTGGCGGCCAAGCCGCACGAGGCTCCGGACGAGAAGCTCCCGAGCGGATTGAAGGACTTGGACTACGATCAGTATCGTTCGATCCGCTTCTTGCCGGAGCGGGCGCTTTGGCGCGGCAAAAATCTTCCGTTCGAAGCGCAGTTCTTCCATCGCGGCTTCTTTTACAAGAACAGAGTGACCATCTTCGAGGTCGCGGACGGAAAGGCAACCGAGCTCAAGTACCGCAAGGCTGACTTCTCCTTCGGTGAGAAGGTCCCGCCGTTCGAGGACATCGATCTCGGGTTCGCTGGTTTCCGCATACATGCACCGATGAATCGTTCCGACTATTACGATGAGGTGTGCGTATTCCTCGGCGCGAGTTACTTCCGGGCCGTAGCCAAGGGACAGACGTACGGGCTCTCCGCCCGGGGACTTTCGATCGATACCGGCGAAGCCAAGGGCGAGGAATTTCCGCTGTTCAAGGCGTTCTGGCTCGAGCGGCCGGTGCCGGGTGCGACCTCGATGGTCATCCATGCCTTGCTCGACAGCAAAAGCTGCGCAGCGAGCTACCGCTTCACCGTGCGGCCCGGGGAAACGACGGTCTTCGATGTCGAAATGTCGGTCTATCCGCGCGTCGAAATGCCGCGGGCCGGTCTCGCGCCTATGACCAGCATGTTCTTCTACGGTCCGAACGATCGCAACGACATCGACGATTTCCGTCCGTCAGTCCACGATTCCGACGCCCTTGCGATCTTCAATGGGAAGGGTGAAAGCCTGTGGCGGCCGCTCAGCAATCCGCGAGACCTCCAGATCAGCACCTTCCAGGATCTCAATCCGCGCGGCTTCGGGCTGATGCAGCGGGAGAGAAACTTCTTCGCTTACCAGGACCTCGAATCCAGCTTCGAAAAGCGCCCAAGTCTCTGGATGGAGCCGATCGGCGATTGGGGCGATGGCGGGGTCACCTTGTTCGAGATCCCAACCAAGGAGGAGGTCCACGACAACATCGCCGCGTTCTGGCGGCCGAAAAACCCGCTGCAGGCGAAGGGCGAATACAATTACACCTATCGGCTCCACTGGGGTCCAGACGGTCCCAAACCGCATTCGCTGGCCAGATTCACGCGAAGCGGGATCGGGGCGAGGGGTGAGGACGCGCGCCTGTTCGTGCTCGATCTGCTCGGCGACAACCTCAAGGGCATCGATCCTGCGGGTGTCAAAGGCGTGGTGACGGCGGAAAAGTCCGACGTGAAGAACATCGTCACGCAGCCCAATCCCTACACCGGCGGTTGGCGGCTGAGCTTCCAGTGCCAGGTGAAGGGAGAGCCGATCGAGCTGCGGGCGTTTCTGACCGAGGGCGACAAGCCCTTGTCGGAAGTGTGGGTCTACCGATGGGCACCGTGA
- a CDS encoding helix-turn-helix transcriptional regulator, whose translation MGRPSKKAPSNFARNARTLGENVRRLRQLAELSQVGLAEAADLRQALISEIERGESNPRLESLTKIADALKVRLTELFNYDQ comes from the coding sequence ATGGGTCGACCCAGCAAAAAGGCTCCTTCCAACTTCGCCCGGAATGCGCGGACGCTGGGCGAAAACGTGCGGCGGCTGCGACAACTGGCGGAGCTGTCACAAGTAGGGCTTGCTGAAGCTGCGGATCTTCGCCAGGCTTTGATAAGCGAAATCGAACGAGGCGAATCGAATCCTAGGCTAGAGTCGCTGACAAAGATTGCCGATGCGCTGAAAGTGCGCCTGACCGAGCTGTTCAACTACGATCAATAG
- a CDS encoding AAA family ATPase, with protein MLITDSADHIKQRLIAEIDELCPQLPQNGAWANASGVDPGLALAAELDHRAVVQNEPNLRSLADCVRLVCLPTPSDRTYFADHRRVGKALIQAFQAASRHVDDELCCGLEHFVFGWAALPSCTDMLSKTASAARNAAFLGSRMAAHRVAAAERTAWRKAKEQEERRRQEEAEEEAVEGEEQAASVVAKAVPERQLVVARLSNDAMKNIKLKDILGPLKSVINTPLPLAEVPPLDEVRSTLLFEFPYAREVIDFALADLVGRVTVRLRPLLLVGDVGGGKSRFARRLGEVLGLTVWRTDASRNDGAVFGGTDRRWYSAEPCHPFLAIAQGKTASPLILLDEIEKAGTRSDYGRLWDCLLGFLEPETNARYPDPALQTNLDLSQVSYIATANSLDPLPSPIRDRFRVVSFPKPTAGDLDTLLPAVIADLARERGLDASWVPPLDGAEHAAVTRNWRGGSVRRLRRIVEAMLRERDLHATRN; from the coding sequence ATGCTCATCACCGACAGTGCTGACCATATTAAGCAGCGGCTGATCGCCGAGATCGACGAATTGTGCCCGCAGCTCCCTCAGAATGGGGCTTGGGCCAACGCGTCCGGCGTCGATCCCGGACTTGCGCTCGCCGCCGAACTCGACCACCGCGCCGTCGTCCAGAACGAGCCGAACCTGCGCAGCCTGGCCGATTGCGTGAGATTGGTGTGCCTGCCGACGCCTAGCGATCGAACCTATTTCGCGGACCACCGCAGGGTCGGCAAGGCGCTGATCCAGGCTTTTCAGGCTGCCTCGCGGCACGTCGACGACGAACTCTGCTGCGGCCTTGAGCATTTTGTCTTTGGCTGGGCGGCGCTGCCGTCTTGCACCGACATGCTGTCGAAGACAGCTTCCGCGGCGCGGAACGCCGCTTTCTTGGGCAGCCGAATGGCAGCGCACCGCGTTGCAGCGGCGGAAAGGACGGCCTGGCGCAAGGCCAAGGAGCAGGAGGAGCGCAGGAGGCAGGAGGAGGCCGAGGAAGAGGCCGTCGAAGGCGAGGAGCAAGCTGCATCAGTTGTCGCAAAAGCTGTGCCCGAACGTCAGCTGGTGGTCGCTCGCTTGAGCAACGACGCGATGAAGAACATCAAGCTGAAGGACATCCTCGGCCCGTTGAAGAGCGTCATCAACACGCCGCTGCCGCTGGCCGAGGTGCCGCCGCTGGACGAGGTCCGATCCACGCTCCTGTTCGAATTCCCCTATGCACGCGAAGTCATCGATTTTGCGCTGGCCGACTTGGTTGGCCGGGTCACGGTCCGCCTGCGTCCGCTGCTGCTGGTTGGCGACGTTGGCGGCGGCAAGAGCCGATTCGCGCGGCGGCTCGGCGAAGTACTCGGCCTGACGGTTTGGCGCACTGACGCCAGCCGGAACGACGGCGCCGTGTTCGGAGGTACCGACCGGCGCTGGTATTCGGCCGAGCCCTGTCATCCGTTTCTCGCCATCGCACAGGGCAAGACCGCGAGCCCTCTGATCCTGCTGGATGAAATTGAGAAGGCGGGCACGCGATCAGATTATGGTCGGCTCTGGGATTGCTTGTTGGGATTTCTCGAGCCCGAGACAAATGCCCGCTATCCGGATCCGGCGCTGCAGACCAACTTGGACCTCTCCCAGGTCTCATACATTGCCACCGCCAACAGCCTCGATCCCCTGCCCTCGCCCATCCGCGACCGGTTTCGCGTGGTGAGCTTTCCGAAACCGACCGCCGGCGATCTCGATACGCTGTTGCCGGCCGTGATCGCCGATCTCGCCAGGGAGCGCGGCCTCGATGCGAGCTGGGTTCCGCCGCTCGACGGTGCCGAACACGCCGCCGTCACACGCAACTGGCGCGGCGGCTCGGTCCGACGGTTGCGCCGCATTGTCGAGGCGATGCTGCGCGAGCGCGATCTCCATGCCACGAGGAACTGA
- a CDS encoding ATP-binding domain-containing protein produces MSDDTVRIALRSDARLVVVEAPAGCGKTHQGADYVGEVAGNNRDRVLILTHTHAACSVFAKRTRGIGSHVEIRTIDSLVAQVATAYHIGLGIPADPMIWVRQRPDGYAQLAARVAQLFQKYPMIGRAAAKRYPTVICDEHQDSSADQHAIAMALHSNGSRVRVFADPMQKIFKEANPYSWVDLVGAADRIEELDHPHRWANGCPELGKWTLAARNALKAGGKVDLRTAPPSMKIVDATNIAQKNLDYRLGSNDRRAVDAFEKRQSSLLVLTRYNETARALRSFFDRRILLWEGYTRSALEVFVQQLDRVNGPEEVAVAIMKFMESVAVGFSPSEFGKRLDDEIADRCSKNTRGKPALIQELARLVLESPDHKGAARMLTRLHEFTQSEPHFKNVKLDCHREFWDAVRIGQFDNPADGLADLARRRAYARPQPPERAISTIHKAKGLECESVIVMPCDAKSFPDTAEARCLLYVALSRAKGELMLVLSPDKPSPLFVR; encoded by the coding sequence GTGAGCGACGATACCGTTCGGATTGCTCTCCGATCGGATGCCCGGCTTGTTGTCGTGGAAGCGCCCGCAGGCTGCGGGAAGACGCACCAAGGCGCAGACTACGTCGGAGAGGTCGCCGGCAATAATCGCGACCGCGTGCTCATCCTGACCCATACACATGCTGCCTGTTCGGTCTTTGCCAAGCGAACCCGGGGGATCGGCTCGCATGTGGAAATTAGGACGATCGACAGTCTCGTCGCCCAGGTCGCTACAGCCTATCATATCGGACTCGGTATCCCGGCCGATCCCATGATTTGGGTACGCCAACGGCCGGATGGTTATGCACAGTTAGCGGCGCGGGTCGCTCAGCTGTTTCAGAAATATCCCATGATCGGCAGAGCCGCCGCAAAGCGTTACCCGACCGTCATTTGCGACGAGCATCAGGATTCGAGTGCAGACCAGCATGCGATTGCAATGGCATTGCACAGCAATGGCTCGCGCGTGCGTGTCTTCGCCGATCCCATGCAAAAAATCTTTAAGGAAGCGAACCCTTATTCCTGGGTTGACCTGGTTGGAGCCGCTGACCGCATTGAAGAGCTTGATCATCCGCACCGCTGGGCTAATGGCTGTCCAGAACTTGGAAAGTGGACATTGGCAGCGAGAAACGCTCTGAAGGCAGGTGGCAAGGTTGACCTACGTACCGCGCCGCCCAGCATGAAAATTGTAGATGCGACCAACATTGCCCAGAAAAATCTCGATTATCGTCTTGGTTCAAATGATCGCCGTGCTGTCGATGCTTTTGAAAAACGCCAATCTTCGCTGCTTGTTTTGACGCGCTATAACGAGACCGCACGCGCGCTAAGGAGCTTCTTTGATCGGCGCATCTTGCTATGGGAAGGTTACACGCGTTCGGCGTTGGAAGTCTTTGTTCAGCAACTAGATCGAGTCAATGGACCCGAAGAGGTAGCTGTAGCCATTATGAAATTCATGGAGTCGGTTGCCGTGGGCTTCAGTCCCTCAGAATTCGGGAAACGGCTTGACGACGAAATAGCCGACCGCTGTTCGAAGAACACGCGAGGCAAGCCGGCGTTGATCCAGGAGCTTGCGAGACTCGTGCTTGAATCCCCTGATCACAAGGGCGCCGCCAGAATGCTTACACGCCTGCATGAATTCACCCAATCAGAGCCTCATTTCAAGAACGTCAAGTTGGATTGCCATCGCGAGTTCTGGGACGCCGTCCGCATAGGTCAGTTTGATAATCCGGCCGATGGTTTGGCTGATCTGGCTCGTCGGCGCGCTTACGCCCGCCCGCAGCCGCCCGAACGGGCAATCAGCACCATTCACAAGGCGAAAGGTCTAGAATGCGAGAGCGTGATCGTAATGCCGTGCGACGCAAAGTCGTTTCCGGACACGGCAGAAGCGCGTTGCCTGCTGTATGTTGCGCTCAGTCGCGCAAAGGGCGAACTCATGCTTGTCCTGTCGCCTGACAAACCCAGTCCGCTTTTCGTTCGCTGA
- the mdoH gene encoding glucans biosynthesis glucosyltransferase MdoH, whose protein sequence is MGTVSPAPRPVAGDIATQRLLPRESPLPMAPGDLGKSRVPDRVPAPAGAAMASRRGLILLSTAALTGAGGYEMYRVLQVGGVTVLEAMVLALFLILLAWVAFSFASALAGFFVLLAHRPDAATGAELPAISSRTAMLLPTYNEDPHRLTARLRAIIESLEATSHGKLFDWYVLSDSTDPDIWVAEEKALLALRQAVGTRLYYRHRADNTARKAGNISEWITRFGAVYDFMIVLDADSLMSGQTIVRLVHAIESNPSAGLVQTLPMIVNARSLFSRVQQFAGRLYGPMIAAGVAWWHGSEGNYWGHNAVIRVKAFAEAAALPPLRGRKPFGGHILSHDFVEAALMRRAGGGIYMLPTLGGSFEEVPPSLLDFAARDRRWCQGNLQHLAVAPARGLHWVSRLHFMVGIGAYLTAPLWLLFLLLGMMISLQARFVRPEYFPKGFSLFPTWPAQDPVLAIWVFVATMGLLLLPKLFSLILLWTQRPVRRQFGGALRATTGVLAEIAVSALMAPVMMIFQSIAVVEILSGRDAGWQTQRRDDGTVERRELYRKYGVPTLCGVAMAASAYAVSLPLLLWMSPVIVGLLFAIPIGALTARPATGRLFVTPEEREPPPVLRRANELSASADLEARPALMELREDSALLAFHLAQLPPPRAARPDTVDANLAVGRAKVDASDTFQEAAAHLSSREVLSILNDGSTLSTVLQKR, encoded by the coding sequence ATGGGCACCGTGAGCCCGGCGCCCCGCCCGGTCGCCGGCGATATCGCGACCCAGCGCCTGCTGCCGCGCGAGTCGCCCCTTCCGATGGCTCCTGGCGACCTCGGAAAAAGCCGTGTACCCGACCGTGTTCCTGCGCCGGCCGGCGCGGCGATGGCCTCGCGGCGCGGCCTCATCCTGCTCTCGACCGCGGCGCTTACGGGTGCGGGCGGCTACGAGATGTATCGGGTGCTGCAGGTCGGCGGCGTCACCGTCCTCGAAGCCATGGTGCTGGCGCTCTTCCTGATCTTGCTCGCGTGGGTCGCCTTTTCGTTCGCGTCCGCGCTGGCCGGCTTCTTCGTGCTGCTGGCGCATCGTCCGGACGCGGCGACCGGCGCGGAATTGCCTGCCATATCGAGCCGCACCGCCATGCTGCTTCCGACCTACAACGAAGACCCGCACCGATTGACGGCGCGGCTTCGTGCGATCATCGAGTCCTTGGAGGCGACCTCTCACGGAAAGCTGTTCGACTGGTACGTTCTGAGCGACAGCACCGATCCGGACATCTGGGTCGCCGAAGAAAAGGCCCTCCTCGCGCTGCGACAGGCGGTAGGAACGCGGCTGTACTATCGCCACCGGGCCGACAATACGGCGCGCAAAGCCGGCAACATCTCCGAGTGGATCACGCGGTTCGGCGCGGTCTATGACTTCATGATCGTGCTCGATGCCGACAGTCTGATGAGCGGGCAGACCATCGTCCGGTTGGTCCATGCCATCGAGAGCAACCCGAGCGCCGGGCTCGTCCAAACGCTGCCCATGATCGTCAACGCGCGAAGCCTGTTTAGTCGCGTCCAGCAATTCGCGGGCCGCCTGTACGGACCGATGATCGCCGCCGGCGTCGCCTGGTGGCACGGCTCAGAAGGCAACTATTGGGGACACAACGCGGTCATCCGGGTGAAAGCCTTTGCCGAAGCGGCGGCGCTGCCGCCGCTCCGGGGACGCAAGCCATTCGGCGGGCACATCCTGAGCCACGATTTCGTCGAGGCCGCGCTGATGCGGCGGGCCGGGGGGGGCATCTACATGCTGCCGACGCTCGGAGGCAGCTTTGAGGAGGTGCCGCCGTCGCTGCTCGACTTCGCGGCGCGCGACCGACGCTGGTGTCAGGGCAATCTTCAGCATCTGGCCGTGGCCCCTGCGCGAGGTCTCCATTGGGTGTCACGCCTCCACTTCATGGTGGGCATCGGGGCATATCTGACGGCGCCGCTGTGGCTGCTGTTCCTGCTGCTGGGAATGATGATCTCGCTGCAGGCCCGCTTCGTGCGTCCGGAGTATTTTCCGAAGGGCTTCTCCCTGTTTCCGACCTGGCCCGCTCAGGATCCCGTGCTCGCCATCTGGGTGTTCGTCGCCACCATGGGTCTGCTGCTGCTGCCGAAGCTTTTCAGCCTCATCCTGCTTTGGACGCAGCGACCGGTGAGACGGCAATTTGGCGGCGCATTGCGTGCCACCACCGGTGTTCTCGCAGAGATCGCCGTGTCCGCGCTGATGGCGCCCGTGATGATGATCTTCCAGTCGATCGCGGTCGTGGAGATACTGTCCGGCCGCGATGCGGGCTGGCAGACGCAAAGACGCGACGATGGCACGGTGGAGCGCCGCGAGCTCTATCGGAAATACGGCGTTCCTACCCTGTGCGGCGTCGCGATGGCGGCAAGCGCCTACGCCGTTTCGCTGCCCCTGCTGCTCTGGATGTCGCCGGTGATCGTCGGGCTGCTGTTCGCCATTCCTATCGGCGCGCTGACCGCCAGGCCCGCAACCGGCAGATTGTTCGTCACGCCCGAAGAACGAGAGCCGCCCCCGGTCCTGCGCAGGGCGAACGAATTGAGCGCTTCGGCGGATCTCGAAGCCAGGCCCGCGCTGATGGAGCTGCGGGAAGATTCCGCGTTGCTTGCCTTTCACCTGGCGCAGCTGCCGCCTCCTCGCGCCGCCCGGCCCGACACGGTCGACGCCAACCTGGCGGTCGGCCGCGCCAAAGTCGATGCAAGCGATACCTTCCAGGAAGCCGCGGCGCATCTGTCTTCGCGGGAAGTCCTCTCGATCTTGAACGACGGTTCGACGCTCTCGACCGTGCTGCAGAAGCGATGA